From the Synergistaceae bacterium genome, the window GTGCCGTTAATCGCAACATCGCCCGTTCTCTGTATGACACAATAAGGCGATAAATTAATCGGGCCTTCAAGCATAAATGACAGTGCCGGCGGTTTTGTCCTGCCCGGAACAGTTATCCATTGGCCATTATAGAGTCTTATTGCAAGCTGTAGAGTTTTTTCGCCGAGATTCAAAATTTCAAGCGGGACTCTTGAACGTAAACAAACATGACCGTCAAGCGTCGGGATTTCACTAGAGCTGTTAGCTTGATCGCTGTGGAATGTCCAATAAAGCAAATTTCCTGACTGATTATACATTGCATAGCCCACGCCTAAAGCTGCATTAGGTTTCTTGACGATTCCTTCAATCTCGACGAATAAATCATCATTGCGTCTGACTGAAGCTGCGTTAATTTTGCCCTCTGAGTCATATAAACCGAATCTAAGCGGCTTGAAGTATTCATTTTCGTATTTATCGCCGGGGTTGCGCCATTCTGCGTCGTCTTCCGTGAGCTTTGAGAAACTCATATATCTTTGTGCGCCTTCTACGACATCTTTTGTATCAAATACCATTTGGCCGTGTTCAAGACAAATTATTCTGTTGCAGAGCTGAAGAACTGCGCCCATATTATGACTCACAAATAAAATCGTACGTCCTTCTTCGTGGCTTATTTCGTCCATTTTGCCGAGACATTTTTTCTGGAAATCTATATCACCGACTGCAAGAACTTCATCGACTATTAATATTTCAGATCTCAAGTGTGCGGCTATAGCAAATGCGAGTCTGACTGACATTCCGCTTGAATAGCGTTTTATGGGCGTGTCAATAAATTTTTCTACTCC encodes:
- a CDS encoding ABC transporter ATP-binding protein translates to LRNFSFNVNQGERVAIVGHNGAGKSTTLKILSRITYPTEGRISIKGRVSSLLEVGTGFHPELTGRENIYLNAAILGMRRSEIKQNFDAIVDFSGVEKFIDTPIKRYSSGMSVRLAFAIAAHLRSEILIVDEVLAVGDIDFQKKCLGKMDEISHEEGRTILFVSHNMGAVLQLCNRIICLEHGQMVFDTKDVVEGAQRYMSFSKLTEDDAEWRNPGDKYENEYFKPLRFGLYDSEGKINAASVRRNDDLFVEIEGIVKKPNAALGVGYAMYNQSGNLLYWTFHSDQANSSSEIPTLDGHVCLRSRVPLEILNLGEKTLQLAIRLYNGQWITVPGRTKPPALSFMLEGPINLSPYCVIQRTGDVAINGTWTLAE